AGCTTCGCTCCGACGCCGCGCATCTCCACCTACATCACCGCCGTCGTCGCCGGTCCGTACCACGTGGACCGCGACAGCTACAGCCGCGCACTGCCCGACGGCCGCACCCTGGAGATCCCGCTGGGCGCGCTCTGCCGGAAGTCGCTGGCCCAGTACTTCGACTCGGACGAGATCTTCACGGTCACCAAGCAGGGCCTGGACTTCTTCCACGACGAGTTCGACTACCCGTACCCGTTCGGCAAGTACGACCAGGCCTTCGTGCCCGAGTACAACATCGGCGCGATGGAGAACCCCGGCTGCGTGACCTTCCGCGAGGAGTTCATCTACCGCTCCAAGGTGACCGAGGCCGCCTACGAGGGCCGCGCCAACGTCATCCTGCACGAGATGGCCCACATGTGGTTCGGCGACCTGGTCACCATGCAGTGGTGGGACGACCTGTGGCTGAAGGAGTCGTTCGCCGACTTCATGGGCGCGTTCTCGCAGGTCGAGGCGACGAAGTACCAGGCCGGCTGGATCACCTTCGCCAACCGCCGCAAGGCCTGGGCCTACCGTCAGGACCAGCTGCCGACCACGCACCCGATCACCGCGGACATCCGCGACCTCGAGGACGCCAAGCTCAACTTCGACGGCATCACCTACGCCAAGGGCGCCTCGGTGCTCAAGCAGTTGGTGGCCTACGTGGGGCGTGAGGCCTTCATGGAGGGCGCACGCCGCTACTTCAAGCGCCACGCCTTCGGCAACACCACCCTGGAGGACCTCCTCGCCGTGCTCGCCGAGACCAGCGGGCGCGGTTCCGAGGCGATGGCCGAATGGTCCCGCGCGTGGCTGCAGACCGCGGGCGTGAACGTGCTGACGCCGGAGCTCACCGTCGACGCCGAGGGCCGGATCACCGACTTCGCCGTGCTCCAGGGCGCCGCCGACGAGCAGCCCACGCTGCGCCCGCACCGCATCGCGGTCGGCTGCTACGACCTGGCCGAGGACGGCCGGCTGGTCCGCACCCACCGCGTCGAGATCGACGTGCGCGCGGACGCGCGGACGCCGGTCCCCGAGCTGGTCGGCCTGGCCCGTCCGGCGCTGGTCCTGGTCAACGACGACGACCTGACGTACTGCAAGATCCGCTTCGACGAGACCTCGCTGGCCACGTTGCGCACCTCCCTCGGCGACGTCCAGGACCCGCTGGCCCGCGCCCTGTGCTGGTCGGCGGTGTGGAACCTGACCCGCGACGGTCTGATGCCGGCCAGGGACTTCCTGGACCTGGTGCTGCGCTTCGCCGGCCGCGAGACCGACATCGGCGTGCTGCAGCAGCTGCACGCCCAGTCGAAGCTGACGCTGGAGCAGTACGTGGCCCCCGAGGGCCGCGAGGCGGCCGCCCGGGCCCTGGCCGAGGGTGCCCTCACGGAGCTGCGCGTGGCCGTGCCCGGTGGTGACCACCAGCTGGCCTGGGGGCGCTTCTTCGCCCAGACGGCGGGCGGCGAGAGCGAGCTGCGACTCGTCTCCGGGCTGCTGGACGGCACCGCGCGGATCGACGGGCTCGACGTGGACCAGGAGCTGCGCTGGACGCTGCTCCAGTCCCTCGTCTCCGGCGGCGCGGCGGGCGACGCCGAGCTGACGGCCGAGCTGGAGCGGGACAACACCGCCAGCGGCAGGCGACTGGAGACCGCGTGCCGGGCCTCCGCGCCGACGGCCGAGGCGAAGGCGCGGACCTGGCACCGGGTCGTGGAGACGGACGAGCTGCCGAACGCGCTGATCGAGGCGGAGATCGCCGGCTTCCAGCAGGCGTCGCAGCGGGAGCTGGTCGCGCCGTACGCGGAGCCGTACTTCGAGGTGCTGGAGAAGGTCTGGGCCGAGCGCTCGATCGAGATCGCGCTGCGCATCGTCAACGGCCTGTTCCCGCGTCTGGTCGGCACGACGGCGACGCTGGAGCGGAC
This genomic interval from Streptacidiphilus rugosus AM-16 contains the following:
- the pepN gene encoding aminopeptidase N; its protein translation is MPGTNLTRDEAHERARILDVDGYTVELDLRSALGETGVFRSRTTLRFRCAVPGADSFADLLARTVHSVTLNGRSLDPAEVFDGSRIALPGLADENELVVDADCAYSHTGEGLHRFVDPVDGEVYLYTQYEPADARRVFANFEQPDLKAPFTFTVTAPGHWEAFSNSPTGGDAVRNEDGSLTWSFAPTPRISTYITAVVAGPYHVDRDSYSRALPDGRTLEIPLGALCRKSLAQYFDSDEIFTVTKQGLDFFHDEFDYPYPFGKYDQAFVPEYNIGAMENPGCVTFREEFIYRSKVTEAAYEGRANVILHEMAHMWFGDLVTMQWWDDLWLKESFADFMGAFSQVEATKYQAGWITFANRRKAWAYRQDQLPTTHPITADIRDLEDAKLNFDGITYAKGASVLKQLVAYVGREAFMEGARRYFKRHAFGNTTLEDLLAVLAETSGRGSEAMAEWSRAWLQTAGVNVLTPELTVDAEGRITDFAVLQGAADEQPTLRPHRIAVGCYDLAEDGRLVRTHRVEIDVRADARTPVPELVGLARPALVLVNDDDLTYCKIRFDETSLATLRTSLGDVQDPLARALCWSAVWNLTRDGLMPARDFLDLVLRFAGRETDIGVLQQLHAQSKLTLEQYVAPEGREAAARALAEGALTELRVAVPGGDHQLAWGRFFAQTAGGESELRLVSGLLDGTARIDGLDVDQELRWTLLQSLVSGGAAGDAELTAELERDNTASGRRLETACRASAPTAEAKARTWHRVVETDELPNALIEAEIAGFQQASQRELVAPYAEPYFEVLEKVWAERSIEIALRIVNGLFPRLVGTTATLERTDLWLAEHEDAAPALRRLVRECRDDLARALRAQRRDAV